A single window of Streptomyces xanthii DNA harbors:
- a CDS encoding ABC transporter permease produces the protein MSETTHDGGVAVSAAPSPDDGLSPAELAAKYGLSVSGARPGLNEYVRQLWGRRHFILAFSQAKLTAQYSQAKLGQVWQVATPLLNAAVYFFIFGLLLGARKGIPHDIYVPFLVTGVFVFTFTQSSVMAGVRAISGNLGLVRALHFPRASLPISFALQQLQQLLFSMIVLVLIMLGFGILPGLSWLLVVPALALQFVFNTGLALIFARAGAKTPDLAQLMPFVMRTWMYASGVMFSIPAMLEGKKGVPSWVGDVLQWNPASIYMDLIRYAFMRADGYGSAYLPPHVWAFAAGWAVLFGVVGFVYFWKAEERYGRG, from the coding sequence GTGAGTGAGACAACGCATGACGGCGGTGTCGCGGTGAGCGCGGCCCCGTCGCCCGACGACGGGCTCTCCCCTGCCGAGCTCGCCGCCAAGTACGGCTTGTCCGTGAGCGGGGCCCGCCCCGGTCTGAACGAGTACGTACGGCAGCTGTGGGGCCGGCGGCACTTCATCCTCGCCTTCTCGCAGGCGAAGCTGACCGCCCAGTACAGCCAGGCCAAGCTCGGCCAGGTCTGGCAGGTGGCGACCCCGCTGCTGAACGCCGCGGTCTACTTCTTCATCTTCGGACTGCTGCTCGGTGCCCGTAAGGGCATCCCGCACGACATCTACGTGCCCTTCCTGGTCACCGGCGTCTTCGTCTTCACGTTCACGCAGAGCTCGGTGATGGCGGGCGTGCGGGCGATCTCCGGCAACCTGGGCCTCGTGCGGGCGCTGCACTTCCCGCGGGCCTCGCTGCCGATCTCGTTCGCGCTCCAGCAGCTCCAGCAGCTGTTGTTCTCGATGATCGTGCTGGTGCTGATCATGCTGGGCTTCGGGATCCTCCCGGGCCTGTCATGGCTCCTGGTGGTGCCCGCGCTGGCCCTCCAGTTCGTGTTCAACACCGGCCTCGCGCTGATCTTCGCGCGGGCGGGCGCCAAGACGCCGGACCTGGCGCAGCTGATGCCGTTCGTGATGCGTACGTGGATGTACGCGTCCGGCGTCATGTTCAGCATCCCGGCGATGCTCGAAGGCAAGAAGGGCGTCCCGTCCTGGGTCGGCGACGTCCTGCAGTGGAACCCGGCCTCCATCTACATGGACCTGATCCGCTACGCGTTCATGCGGGCGGACGGCTACGGGTCCGCGTACCTGCCCCCGCACGTGTGGGCGTTCGCGGCCGGCTGGGCGGTCCTCTTCGGTGTCGTGGGCTTCGTCTACTTCTGGAAGGCAGAGGAGCGGTACGGCCGTGGCTGA
- a CDS encoding glycosyltransferase family 2 protein — translation MGNRPAELRALLDSVAKQEGDPVQVVVVGNGSPVPDVPEGVRTVELPENLGIPGGRNVGIEAFGPSGSDVDVLLFLDDDGLLPLTDTAQLCREAFAADPELGIISFRIADPETGETQRRHVPRLRAADPMRSSRVTTFLGGANALRTRVVAEVGGLPDEFFYAHEETDLAWRALDAGWLIDYRADMVLHHPTTAPSRHAVYHRMVARNRVWLARRNLPAPLVPVYLGVWLLLTLARRPSGPALKAWLGGFKEGWTSPCGPRRPMKWRTVWRLTRLGRPPVI, via the coding sequence ATGGGCAACCGCCCGGCCGAGCTGCGCGCGCTGCTCGACTCGGTCGCCAAGCAGGAGGGCGACCCGGTCCAGGTCGTCGTCGTCGGCAACGGCTCCCCGGTCCCGGACGTCCCCGAGGGCGTACGGACCGTCGAGCTGCCCGAGAACCTGGGCATCCCCGGCGGCCGCAACGTCGGCATCGAGGCCTTCGGCCCGTCCGGCTCCGACGTCGACGTGCTGCTGTTCCTCGACGACGACGGCCTGCTGCCGCTGACCGACACCGCCCAGCTGTGCCGGGAGGCGTTCGCCGCCGACCCCGAGCTCGGCATCATCAGTTTCCGCATCGCGGACCCGGAGACCGGCGAGACTCAGCGCCGGCACGTGCCGCGGCTGCGGGCCGCCGACCCGATGCGCTCCTCGCGCGTGACGACCTTCCTCGGCGGGGCCAACGCCCTGCGGACCCGAGTCGTCGCCGAGGTCGGCGGACTGCCGGACGAGTTCTTCTACGCCCACGAGGAGACCGACCTCGCCTGGCGTGCCCTCGACGCGGGGTGGCTGATCGACTACCGCGCCGACATGGTGCTGCACCACCCGACCACGGCCCCGTCCCGGCACGCGGTCTACCACCGCATGGTGGCCCGCAACCGGGTCTGGCTCGCCCGCCGCAACCTGCCCGCGCCCCTGGTCCCCGTTTACCTCGGGGTGTGGCTGCTGCTCACGCTGGCCCGGCGTCCCTCCGGTCCCGCGCTGAAGGCCTGGCTCGGCGGCTTCAAGGAGGGCTGGACGTCGCCCTGCGGCCCCCGGCGCCCCATGAAGTGGCGTACGGTGTGGCGCCTGACCCGACTGGGACGACCTCCTGTCATCTGA
- a CDS encoding CDP-alcohol phosphatidyltransferase family protein, translated as MQKPSVAELRPVVHPAGVKDRRSGEHWMGRLYMREISLRVDRHLVNTKVTPNQLTYLMTVCGVLAAPALLVPGVWGAVLGVVAVQLYLLLDCVDGEIARWRKQYSLAGVWMDRVGAYLTDAAVLVGFGLRAADLWGSGRIDWLWAFLGTLAALGAIMIKAETDLVGLARAASGKEQVKESASEMRSSGMALARRAAAALKFHRLILGIEASLLILVLAVVDQIRGDLFFTRLGVAVLAGIALLQTLLHLVSILASSRLK; from the coding sequence ATGCAAAAACCATCGGTAGCTGAACTGCGCCCGGTCGTTCACCCGGCCGGGGTGAAGGACCGGCGCAGCGGTGAGCACTGGATGGGCCGGCTCTACATGCGCGAGATCTCGCTGCGTGTGGACCGCCACCTGGTGAACACCAAGGTCACGCCCAACCAGCTGACCTACCTGATGACGGTGTGCGGTGTCCTCGCCGCCCCGGCGCTGCTCGTCCCGGGCGTCTGGGGCGCCGTGCTCGGCGTCGTCGCGGTCCAGCTGTACCTGCTGCTGGACTGCGTCGACGGCGAGATCGCCCGCTGGCGCAAGCAGTACTCGCTGGCCGGGGTCTGGATGGACAGGGTCGGCGCGTACCTGACCGACGCGGCCGTCCTGGTCGGTTTCGGACTGCGCGCCGCCGACCTGTGGGGGAGCGGCCGGATCGACTGGCTGTGGGCCTTCCTCGGCACGCTCGCCGCGCTCGGCGCCATCATGATCAAGGCCGAGACGGACCTCGTCGGCCTCGCCCGTGCGGCGAGCGGCAAGGAGCAGGTCAAGGAGTCCGCCTCCGAGATGCGCTCCTCCGGCATGGCGCTGGCCCGCAGGGCCGCCGCCGCGCTGAAGTTCCACCGGCTGATCCTCGGCATCGAGGCGTCGCTGCTCATCCTGGTCCTCGCGGTCGTGGACCAGATCCGGGGCGACCTGTTCTTCACGCGCCTCGGCGTGGCCGTCCTCGCGGGCATCGCCCTGCTGCAGACGCTGCTGCACCTCGTGTCCATCCTCGCCTCCAGCAGGCTCAAGTGA
- a CDS encoding iron-containing alcohol dehydrogenase family protein has protein sequence MPVLTRLIPSPVVVDIRPGALNDLAGVLADQRISSSTGRLAIAISGGSGAALRTRLAPSLPNADWFEVDGGTLDDAIQLADDVKKAGRYDAIVGLGGGKIIDCGKFAAARVGLPLVAVATNLSHDGLCSPVATLDNDAGRGSYGVPNPIAVVIDLDIIREAPVRFVRSGIGDALSNISAVADWELAARERGEDIDGLAAAMARQAGEAVLRHPGGVGDDGFLQVLAEGLVLTGIAMSISGDSRPASGACHEINHAFDLLYPKRAASHGEQCGLGAAFAMHLRGAREESAYMAEVLRRHGLPVLPEEIGFTVDEFVKVVEFAPQTRPGRYTILEHLDLSTDQIRDAYADYAKTIGS, from the coding sequence GTGCCAGTACTGACGAGGCTCATTCCCTCGCCGGTCGTCGTCGACATCCGGCCGGGGGCGCTCAACGACCTCGCCGGTGTCCTCGCCGACCAGAGGATCTCGTCGTCCACGGGGCGCCTGGCCATCGCGATCAGCGGTGGCTCGGGCGCCGCCCTGCGCACCCGGCTGGCCCCGTCGCTGCCCAACGCCGACTGGTTCGAGGTCGACGGCGGCACGCTCGACGACGCCATCCAGCTCGCCGACGACGTGAAGAAGGCCGGCCGCTACGACGCGATCGTCGGACTCGGCGGCGGCAAGATCATCGACTGCGGCAAGTTCGCCGCGGCCCGGGTCGGTCTGCCGCTGGTCGCCGTCGCGACGAACCTGTCGCACGACGGCCTGTGCTCGCCCGTCGCGACCCTCGACAACGATGCGGGCCGCGGCAGCTACGGCGTGCCCAACCCGATCGCCGTCGTGATCGACCTCGACATCATCCGTGAGGCCCCGGTCCGCTTCGTGCGCTCCGGCATCGGCGACGCCCTGTCCAACATCTCCGCGGTCGCGGACTGGGAGCTGGCCGCCCGGGAGCGCGGCGAGGACATAGACGGCCTCGCGGCCGCCATGGCCCGCCAGGCCGGTGAGGCCGTCCTGCGCCACCCCGGTGGCGTCGGTGACGACGGCTTCCTGCAGGTGCTCGCCGAGGGTCTGGTCCTGACCGGTATCGCCATGTCGATCTCGGGCGACTCGCGGCCGGCGTCCGGCGCCTGCCACGAGATCAACCACGCCTTCGACCTCCTCTACCCCAAGCGCGCCGCCAGCCACGGCGAGCAGTGCGGCCTCGGCGCGGCCTTCGCGATGCACCTGCGCGGTGCCCGCGAGGAGTCCGCGTACATGGCCGAGGTGCTGCGCCGCCACGGCCTGCCCGTGCTGCCGGAGGAGATCGGCTTCACCGTGGACGAGTTCGTCAAGGTCGTGGAGTTCGCTCCGCAGACCCGGCCGGGCCGCTACACGATCCTCGAACACCTCGACCTGTCCACCGACCAGATCAGGGACGCCTACGCCGACTATGCAAAAACCATCGGTAGCTGA
- a CDS encoding phosphocholine cytidylyltransferase family protein, translating to MIGLVLAAGAGSRLRPYTETLPKALVPVVGEGTENELSVLDLTLKNFAEIGLTEVGIIVGYRKEVVYERQAALEAKYGLKLTLIENDVAEKWNNAYSLWCGRDAIKHSVILANGDTVHPVSVEKTLLAARGDGKKIILALDTVKNLGDEEMKVVVNPAKGVQKITKLMEPAEATGEYIGVTLIEGEAADELADALKATYERDPQLYYEDGYQELVNRGFKVDVAPIGDVPWVEIDNHEDLAKAREIACQY from the coding sequence ATGATCGGCCTCGTCCTGGCCGCCGGCGCCGGCAGCCGGCTCCGCCCCTACACCGAGACGCTCCCCAAGGCGCTGGTGCCCGTCGTGGGCGAGGGGACCGAGAACGAGCTCTCCGTCCTCGACCTCACGCTCAAGAACTTCGCCGAGATCGGCCTGACGGAGGTCGGCATCATCGTCGGCTACCGCAAGGAGGTCGTCTACGAGCGCCAGGCGGCGCTGGAGGCGAAGTACGGCCTGAAGCTGACGCTCATCGAGAACGACGTCGCCGAGAAGTGGAACAACGCCTACTCCCTGTGGTGCGGCCGTGACGCCATCAAGCACTCGGTGATCCTCGCCAACGGCGACACCGTGCACCCGGTCTCCGTCGAGAAGACCCTGCTCGCCGCCCGCGGCGACGGCAAGAAGATCATCCTCGCGCTCGACACGGTCAAGAACCTGGGCGACGAGGAGATGAAGGTCGTCGTGAACCCCGCCAAGGGCGTCCAGAAGATCACGAAGCTGATGGAGCCGGCCGAGGCCACGGGCGAGTACATCGGCGTCACCCTCATCGAGGGCGAGGCGGCCGACGAGCTCGCCGACGCCCTGAAGGCCACGTACGAGCGTGACCCGCAGCTGTACTACGAGGACGGCTACCAGGAGCTCGTGAACCGCGGCTTCAAGGTCGACGTCGCTCCGATCGGCGACGTCCCGTGGGTCGAGATCGACAACCACGAGGACCTCGCCAAGGCCCGGGAGATCGCGTGCCAGTACTGA
- a CDS encoding DUF5941 domain-containing protein, whose amino-acid sequence MSTAIVTGQPVPGSSLEGDLRALGFDVRLAPDPADAAAALAGVPGDQRVAVVDAGFVGHVHALRLGLTDPRFSASAIPGAVTAQAAARPALERAAKETGITPDALAHGIEADGTDVHRPELGELVAAVPADPQARGEVRRAVDAVDDEAIRLRTAVKARDGFFTTYCISPYSRYIARWCARRGLTPNQVTTASLLTALIAAGCAATGTRPGFVAAGVLLLFSFVLDCTDGQLARYSLQYSTLGAWLDATFDRAKEYAYYAGLALGAANASGDDVWALALGAMVLQTCRHVVDFSFNEANHDATANTSPTAALSDKLDSVGWTVWVRRMIVLPIGERWALIALFTALTTPRITFYVLLVGCALAACYTTAGRVLRSLTRRARRTDRAAEALADLADSGPLAETVARIGRSAAAPVVAALGGVAVVTVSALTDFGSAWPAVAAAVYCVTSGLAVARPLKGALDWLVPPIFRASEYLTILVLAARADVNGALPAAFGLVAAVAYHHYDTVYRIRGGTGAPPRWLVRTIGGHEGRTLVVAVLAALLTATDFTVALTACAVFVALVVLAESIRFWVASARRGAPAVHDEGEPA is encoded by the coding sequence CTGTCGACCGCCATCGTCACCGGTCAGCCGGTGCCCGGCTCGTCCCTGGAGGGCGATCTGCGGGCCCTCGGCTTCGACGTACGGCTCGCCCCGGACCCCGCGGACGCCGCAGCGGCGCTCGCCGGCGTCCCGGGCGACCAGCGCGTCGCGGTCGTCGACGCGGGCTTCGTGGGCCATGTCCACGCCCTGCGCCTCGGCCTCACCGACCCGCGCTTCTCCGCCTCCGCCATCCCCGGCGCCGTCACCGCGCAGGCCGCGGCCCGCCCGGCGCTCGAACGGGCCGCGAAGGAGACGGGCATCACGCCCGACGCCCTCGCGCACGGCATCGAGGCCGACGGCACCGATGTGCACCGGCCCGAGCTCGGTGAGCTCGTCGCCGCCGTGCCCGCCGACCCGCAGGCCCGGGGCGAGGTCCGCCGGGCCGTCGACGCCGTCGACGACGAGGCGATCCGGCTGCGCACCGCGGTCAAGGCCCGGGACGGCTTCTTCACCACGTACTGCATCAGCCCGTACTCCCGTTACATCGCGCGCTGGTGCGCCCGCCGCGGCCTGACCCCGAACCAGGTCACCACCGCGTCGCTGCTCACCGCGCTGATCGCGGCGGGCTGCGCGGCCACGGGCACCCGGCCCGGCTTCGTCGCCGCGGGCGTCCTGCTCCTCTTCTCCTTCGTCCTGGACTGCACCGACGGGCAGCTCGCCCGCTACTCCCTGCAGTACTCGACGCTGGGCGCCTGGCTCGACGCCACGTTCGACCGCGCCAAGGAGTACGCCTACTACGCGGGCCTCGCGCTCGGCGCGGCCAACGCGTCCGGCGACGACGTGTGGGCCCTCGCGCTCGGCGCCATGGTCCTGCAGACCTGCCGGCACGTCGTCGACTTCTCCTTCAACGAGGCGAACCACGACGCCACCGCCAACACCAGCCCCACCGCCGCCCTCTCCGACAAGCTCGACAGCGTCGGCTGGACGGTCTGGGTGCGCCGCATGATCGTGCTGCCGATCGGCGAGCGCTGGGCCCTCATCGCCCTCTTCACCGCGCTCACCACCCCGCGCATCACCTTCTACGTGCTCCTGGTCGGCTGCGCCCTCGCCGCCTGCTACACCACCGCGGGCCGCGTCCTGCGCTCGCTGACCCGCCGGGCCCGCCGCACGGACCGGGCCGCCGAGGCCCTCGCCGACCTCGCCGACTCCGGCCCCCTCGCCGAGACCGTCGCCCGGATCGGCCGGAGCGCGGCCGCGCCCGTCGTCGCCGCGCTCGGCGGCGTGGCGGTCGTCACGGTGAGCGCCCTCACGGACTTCGGCAGCGCCTGGCCGGCGGTCGCCGCGGCCGTGTACTGCGTCACGTCCGGACTCGCCGTCGCCCGCCCCCTCAAGGGCGCCCTCGACTGGCTCGTCCCCCCGATTTTCCGGGCCTCCGAGTACCTCACGATCCTGGTCCTCGCGGCCCGCGCGGACGTGAACGGGGCCTTGCCCGCGGCTTTCGGACTGGTGGCGGCGGTCGCCTACCATCACTACGACACGGTGTACCGCATCCGCGGCGGCACCGGCGCGCCGCCCCGGTGGCTGGTCCGAACGATCGGCGGGCACGAAGGCCGGACCCTGGTGGTCGCCGTGCTGGCCGCGCTGCTCACCGCCACAGATTTCACCGTCGCGCTCACGGCCTGCGCCGTGTTCGTGGCACTCGTGGTGCTCGCCGAGAGCATCCGCTTCTGGGTCGCCTCCGCCCGCCGCGGGGCACCCGCCGTTCACGATGAAGGAGAACCCGCATGA
- the galE gene encoding UDP-glucose 4-epimerase GalE, whose translation MTWLITGGAGYIGAHVARAMTAAGERVVVVDNVTSGMPERLPADVALVRGSALDAELVRRVCDEHAVSGVVHLAAHKQVGESVERPELYYRDNLGGLATLLETVADAGVRRFVFSSSAAVYGNPDTGVIPESTPCAPVNPYGETKLAGEWLVRASGRAHGMATTCLRYFNVAGAAEPALADTGVFNVIPMVFDRLTRGEAPRIFGDDYPTPDGTCIRDYVHVADLAEAHLAAARRLARPGVSGDLTVNIGTGHGASVRELIDVIGEVTGIGTPAIVEPRRPGDAPRAVGATELAEKELGWTASRSVRDMIESAWAGWCLRHPEAAAH comes from the coding sequence ATGACATGGCTGATCACCGGCGGAGCCGGATACATCGGGGCACACGTGGCGCGGGCGATGACAGCCGCCGGCGAGCGCGTGGTCGTCGTGGACAACGTCACGTCGGGGATGCCCGAGCGGCTGCCCGCGGACGTCGCGCTGGTCCGGGGCTCGGCCCTGGACGCGGAGCTGGTGCGCCGGGTGTGCGACGAGCACGCGGTGAGCGGTGTCGTGCACCTGGCCGCGCACAAGCAGGTCGGCGAGTCGGTGGAGCGGCCCGAGCTGTACTACCGGGACAACCTGGGCGGTCTTGCGACGCTCCTGGAGACGGTCGCTGACGCGGGCGTGCGCCGCTTCGTGTTCTCCTCGTCGGCCGCCGTGTACGGCAATCCGGACACCGGCGTCATTCCCGAGTCGACGCCGTGCGCGCCGGTGAACCCCTACGGCGAGACGAAGCTCGCGGGCGAGTGGCTGGTGCGGGCGTCGGGACGCGCGCACGGCATGGCGACGACGTGCCTGCGCTACTTCAACGTGGCGGGCGCGGCCGAGCCCGCCCTCGCGGACACCGGGGTCTTCAATGTGATCCCGATGGTCTTCGACCGGCTCACGCGGGGCGAGGCCCCCCGGATCTTCGGCGACGACTACCCGACGCCGGACGGCACCTGCATCCGGGACTACGTGCACGTCGCCGACCTCGCCGAGGCGCATCTGGCGGCGGCGCGCCGGCTGGCCCGCCCCGGCGTGAGCGGCGATCTCACGGTGAACATCGGCACGGGGCACGGCGCCTCGGTGCGCGAGCTGATCGACGTCATCGGGGAGGTCACCGGGATCGGGACGCCCGCGATCGTCGAGCCGCGCCGCCCCGGGGACGCTCCGCGCGCGGTCGGCGCCACCGAGCTGGCGGAGAAGGAGCTCGGCTGGACGGCCTCGCGGTCGGTCCGCGACATGATCGAGTCGGCCTGGGCCGGCTGGTGCCTGCGGCATCCCGAGGCCGCCGCGCACTGA